In Candidatus Electrothrix scaldis, the genomic window TTGGTCCGATGAAATTCTCGCAACTCACCTCCCCCCTTCTGTCACATTCAGCCTGATGAACAGCTACTCATGAACATACAACAGAAAATCCTTCACTACAGCCATATGCTGCATGTTTGGCGCTGCACTGTCTCCGCGCTCAACCGGTGTCACATCACTCAGGGGACCATAGACCCGGCTATCAAAGATTATGCCCTTGGGAAAGTTCCGACTCCCTACTTCAGTCTGCACCTGATACTGATTCAAGTCAGCATCTGCGAACACCCAATCATACGGCTTTTTCCGGCTCGAATTGGTCCCCTTCCCTCCCTTTGGACCTTCGGGAAAAGGTCCGAGGTCTATAATCTCATCCAAAATTTTCAAGGCTGGCTCATTGGCGTTTCTGGTATTGAGATCGCCCCCAATAACAAGGTAATCTTCCTCTGGTATTCTTTCTTTAATTTTTGCCACTAACTCCCGGGCCTCTGCTTTCCGTATCCTGCTATTTTTTGTTAAAAAATGCAAGCTCACCGCCCAGAGATCAATATTACCTGGAATATCTATCTTGGCCCAGACATACTCCCTGTTGGGAGCAAAGCTGTCTTCCCATTTTCCAGAATCAAGAATGGGCCAGCGACTGATCACGCCGTTCGGAATCTGGGCATCACTCTCTCTGTAATACTGAAACCCTTCCCCAAAGGTTGTCGAAACAAACTCTTTTATATCTTTCTGGGAATTCTCTTTATAATTAAACTCCTGAATCAAGACAACATCCGGCTTGAATCCTTTAAAAATACGAATCCCATGCCCGAGATCATAGGATTGCTTATTCCCACTGGTTATGTTTGCCGCCATAATGCGCAGTTTAACCCTGTCCATATGCAAGGTGTCCGCCTCTAACAAGGACACCTTGTCGTCCGGCAAGGTCATATCAGTATAAATAGGGCAATGATCAGACAGGTTATATGCGAGACTATCTTCCTCTGTAAAAGTTACAACCTCGAAACCATTTTCAGAGAGAAATGACGCGGCACGACCATCGAGAATAATGTGATCAATAGGCGCAGGATAATTTTTCAGGGAATCATTCCAAGTCTCTGTATCCTTATTCCATGTTTTTACCAAACAGACAGACTGCATTGCCCCCTGATTCGCATTAACAAGCTGTAACCCTTTGGGTTCCTTATCATCAATCGCAGCCCATGCACTGTCTCCATTTTCTAACAGACGTCGATTCCAGTCACCCATAACGACAAAGGGAATCTTTTCCTTGGCCCTGGCATCTATCCATTGTTCAAGCACTTCCATGTTGCGTTGAAACTTGGAGCAGGCCTCTGTTCCCTGCTCATCATGACGATTGGAAAAGCATCCGCTCTTCAGGTGGACACTGAGCAAACGGAGGGCATTATCTGAATTGGGGAAAATCGTGATATCAGTTCCGTAACGGGTATCTCCTTCACCAAGCTCTTTATAGGCCCCGTTATCGACAAAAGGAATTCCCTTTCGGAGAGCAAAGCCGGTCTGCTGGGGATCATCTCTCCCGGAAAGGAGGACCGTGTACTCTCCTTGAGAAAACACATGATAGGCGGCCTCGGCATCCCCGACTTCCTGCAGAGCAACCACGTCCCCTTGCAGTTTTTTGGCATACTCTCTCATGGCACTGTAATCTTTTACGGTTCGCTCCGCTTCTCCAGAATCACCCGGAGCAAACTCAATACTGTTGACCCATCGCATATTCCAACTTGCCAAACGAATCTCACGTGCCAAGACCGATTGCGAGAGGATCAGCACAGCAAAAACGGTCAGCATGACCAAAAGATATCTTTTCATATTTTCCCCTTATATTGATGATTCTTGATGATTCACAATATGATGATCTGCATGCGCCAGAATCTCATGCCTGATGATACCAGTTACCTGCTGCGATTTCAGCATCAATAATCAGCCTACATCTAAGAAGATATTCAAAAGCAATTCAATGCAAATAATATCAAAAAGTTAAAGCAAAAGCAGCCCGAATATTTTATCAAAAAACAATTTCCTATCGGTTTACTCACATTATCGGATCTCATATGTCAATGAGTGTTTGTCGCAATTCTTCTGGAATGAAGCACTGGCTCATCTTCTGTGTGTATCTTTGCAAAGACCATCCAGTTACCAGCAACGATTTCAGGCGAAAGAGTAAAAGTAAAGGGTGGCGCCTCCTTACTTCCCAACTTTTTCATCCAATTCCACTCAATAAAATACAGCTCTTCCCTGCCAGGATCAGGGAGCTTTGCTCCGTACAGCGCCACTCGGGTCACTGCTGATTTCGGATTATGGACAGTAACAGCAATATTAGCCCCGCTCTGCTGTATATCTGCGTAGTATATTTTTGGATCTTTCCAGGCGGAGTGTTGATCCTGTCCTGTTTTTTTCTGCCATTCTTCTAAGGTGCAATCAGTATATACTGCTTCAGGTCGGAATACCTTTTCCTGCTCGGTGTGATACAGAATATTATGATCCCCTCTGTACGTCCTCATATGCTCGACGAAATCCGTTCCAAATCGCACATCATGTCGATACAAAAAATCCTCTGAAGTATTTGCAAAAAGGATATTCTCTTGCATGGTGAGCTCCATAGGGAGGTATCGAAAGAGCAACTGTTCCCCCCTGGTCTCTTGGGCATAGAAAAAACCTCTGTTTTTAACATCCCGCTGCGAGCGATCATCCATCGCCCTGACACCAACCTGCCCCTTGCGATTTTGAAAGATAATATTACCGACCAGTTCAGTTAGCCAACTTTCCGCAACCATGATTCCGTAGTTATTACCACTTATTCGATTTTTTTCTATACGGGTTGGGCCGTGACAGGTTTCGACGAATACACCAAAATCGGTATTATCCATCACGAGGTTTTCTGTAAAAATATTGAATTCTCCATTAATATCTATCCAGAATCCTCTAGCCAGATTACCGACAAAGCTATTTCTGCGAAATATATTATTCCTGGCGTGACATAATTTAGCCCCTGCCGGAAAATAATGCCAAACCTGCCCCTGATGCGAACGCCAGCAGTTAAAGGAAAATGCACTTTCCTCTACTAACATGGATTGGGTAATATACATGTCCATGCCATTACCACCATTCTGCGTACTGGAGACCCGGCGTAAGGTACCGTTTGTAGCAAGGACCAGTGCTATTCCTATACCGGCATTATTTGAGATCACACAGTCTTCAATCAGGAAATTGGACACATTGACCAAGCGCAAGACTGGCTCATGCATAGACCCCATAGCATGCTGGAAAATAATGCCACGGAGAATAAAATTGGCCCGTTGTTTCACCTCAAAAAGCTTTGACCTGACACCAACCTGGACATCCGCCGTATATATATCAAGAGGCTCCTGGGGTTGAACATGCAGCTTGCCACGCTGCTCATCAACAAAAAAGGCTCCTGCTTCAAGTGCGTCAAGAGAGAGCTTTTGGTTTAACAAGGTGTTATTCACGACAACCAGCTCTTTTCGTCGGCCGAGCTCAGCATATTGGAGCGTTTCCTCATACTCCAATTGACTCAATCCCCATTTATACGACCAGGGAGCACTATAGCCCCTATTCTCTTTTGTCCATCCAGACAAAGGGTCTGAGCCAGAGAGGATAACGGTTCCTTTTTCCTCCGCCTCAATAATCAAAAGAGGATCATCTTTTGAGGCGCGCCCGCCTTTCAGCCCAATGCACTCTCTATAGATTCCTGGCTTAATAATAATTTTGGCTGGAATTTTGTACTCTTGAACAAAATTCACAGCCTGGGAAATACTCTGGAATGGCCTTTCAAGAGTACCCGGATTCACCTCCTCAGTATTAAGGGCCTTGCAATCCACATAGAAAACATTAACGACCGTTGTTTCATCAAGAACACATCCATGATGTTTTGGCCGTTGCGCAGTACGCTGAGGCAGGAGCTCTTTTTCGTACAAGGACAGAGAAACCTCTAGTGTCTCTTGCTCCTGCTCCGGCGAACAAGCAGAGGTCAGGGCCAGGATAAGGATAGAAAAGGAAAGCGTCCTGAGGAGCTGGAGGAGTGCAAATTTTTTCTGCTCTTTGCATTGCATAGGCTACATCAAACCTCATGACCATGAACGAAGACAGAGAAAGAGAATGAAAGGAGAAACAGATAGAAAAAGTCCACTTCTCACTTTAAACAGAGCCCTTTCAGTTTGCAACCAAAATCACTGAAACTACACGGCAAGCCATTCTTTCTGCATTTCTTTTGATCAGTTGCTTCGAACAATACACGTCAGTCTCCTTAAAACTCCTCTATGTAAACAATATGCCAATTTAGAATAGTTACCGTGATGCTAAAAATACAAATAAGTAAACAGCGCGCCTTTAATGTAGATAAAAAGACAATAGCATTATTCTGTTTTAACTTCATCAAGTATACGAAAAAGGCAACATGCTGTATTCTTTACAAGAATAATAAAAAGAATCTTGGCATATCAATTGCATTAAGACAATCAGACAATTAACTTATAAGGAGTTGCAAGCCATGAGCAAAAATCATCCTGATTATATTTCCACCACCAACGCCTGCAAGCTATGCAAGCCATTGGGCGCTTGCCTGGCCTTTAAAGGCATCGAAGGCACCGTTCCCTATCTGCACGGTTCTCAGGGCTGCGCCACCTATATGCGCCGCTATATCATCAGTCATTATAATGAACCCATCGACATTGCCTCCTCCTCTCTTTCCGAGAAAAACGCCATCTATGGCGGTGGCCCCAACCTGAAAATGGGCTTGACCAATGTGGCGGAGAAATATCGCCCCAAAATGATCGGCATCGCCACCACCTGTCTCACAGAAACCATAGGCGATGATGTTTCAATGTATCTCAAGGAGTACAAAAAAGACACTGAAGGCTCTGAGGGTCTGCCAGAATTTGTTGATGTTTCAACTCCCAGTTATTCCGGCACCCATATGGAGGGCTTTCACGGAGCTATCCATGCGGTCATTAATCAGCGTGCCAAAGGCGGACCCAAAACCGAGACCATCAACCTTTTACCAGGCTTTGTATCCTCAGCAGATTATCGCCTGCTCAAACAAATCACGGAGGACTTCGGACTGGATTGCACTATGCTACCGGATCTTTCCGAAACTATGGATCGACCAGCCCTGCTCGAATACGAGAAAGTAGCCGAAGGTGGAACGCCCCTTGCGGCAATTGAACGCATGGGTTGCAGCCAAGCGACTATTGAATTTGGCCGCACTTTGAGTAGTAAAAAGAGTAGCAGCCTCACTCTGAACGAAAAATTCAATATCCCCCACCATCGACTGGGAATGCCTATTGGCATCGAAGAGACTGATCGTTTTTTTGCCTTACTTTCTACCCTCAGCGGTCGCCCGATACCGGAAAAATACACCAAGGAACGCGGGAGATTGATCGACGCCTATGTGGATGGGCACAAATATGTCTTTGGCAAGAGAGCGATTATCTACGGTGAGGAAGACCTGGTTATCGGCCTGACTGCCTTTTTAGCTGAAATCGGCATATTCCCTATTCTCTGTGCAACAGGCGGCACATCAGGCAAACTTGGCGAGGCCATCACAGACATTACCGGCGACATCCTCTCTGAACAGCCAGTAATCCATGAGGGCGTTGATTTCTTCGATATCGCCGAAATGGCGGAGGAGTTGGCTCCAGACCTGCTAGTGGGCCATTCCAAGGGATACCCTCTTGCCCGTAAATTAAACATCCCCTTAATCCGGGTGGGCTTTCCTATTCATGATCGGGTGGGAGGACAGCGCATTAACCATATTAGTTATAGTGGCGCGCAGCAGCTTTTTGATCAGGTTGCCAATGCACTCATTGCAAAGAAGCAGGCCGACTCTGATGTAGGATATTCATATATGTGAATGGCACTCAAGATATAGAATCCATGAGGCAGAGGGAGGGGAAGGGCCGCTGGCAAATAAGCTGGTGGCCCTTGTTGTATTTCAC contains:
- a CDS encoding right-handed parallel beta-helix repeat-containing protein, whose amino-acid sequence is MQCKEQKKFALLQLLRTLSFSILILALTSACSPEQEQETLEVSLSLYEKELLPQRTAQRPKHHGCVLDETTVVNVFYVDCKALNTEEVNPGTLERPFQSISQAVNFVQEYKIPAKIIIKPGIYRECIGLKGGRASKDDPLLIIEAEEKGTVILSGSDPLSGWTKENRGYSAPWSYKWGLSQLEYEETLQYAELGRRKELVVVNNTLLNQKLSLDALEAGAFFVDEQRGKLHVQPQEPLDIYTADVQVGVRSKLFEVKQRANFILRGIIFQHAMGSMHEPVLRLVNVSNFLIEDCVISNNAGIGIALVLATNGTLRRVSSTQNGGNGMDMYITQSMLVEESAFSFNCWRSHQGQVWHYFPAGAKLCHARNNIFRRNSFVGNLARGFWIDINGEFNIFTENLVMDNTDFGVFVETCHGPTRIEKNRISGNNYGIMVAESWLTELVGNIIFQNRKGQVGVRAMDDRSQRDVKNRGFFYAQETRGEQLLFRYLPMELTMQENILFANTSEDFLYRHDVRFGTDFVEHMRTYRGDHNILYHTEQEKVFRPEAVYTDCTLEEWQKKTGQDQHSAWKDPKIYYADIQQSGANIAVTVHNPKSAVTRVALYGAKLPDPGREELYFIEWNWMKKLGSKEAPPFTFTLSPEIVAGNWMVFAKIHTEDEPVLHSRRIATNTH
- a CDS encoding nitrogenase component 1 — translated: MSKNHPDYISTTNACKLCKPLGACLAFKGIEGTVPYLHGSQGCATYMRRYIISHYNEPIDIASSSLSEKNAIYGGGPNLKMGLTNVAEKYRPKMIGIATTCLTETIGDDVSMYLKEYKKDTEGSEGLPEFVDVSTPSYSGTHMEGFHGAIHAVINQRAKGGPKTETINLLPGFVSSADYRLLKQITEDFGLDCTMLPDLSETMDRPALLEYEKVAEGGTPLAAIERMGCSQATIEFGRTLSSKKSSSLTLNEKFNIPHHRLGMPIGIEETDRFFALLSTLSGRPIPEKYTKERGRLIDAYVDGHKYVFGKRAIIYGEEDLVIGLTAFLAEIGIFPILCATGGTSGKLGEAITDITGDILSEQPVIHEGVDFFDIAEMAEELAPDLLVGHSKGYPLARKLNIPLIRVGFPIHDRVGGQRINHISYSGAQQLFDQVANALIAKKQADSDVGYSYM
- a CDS encoding endonuclease/exonuclease/phosphatase family protein, which encodes MKRYLLVMLTVFAVLILSQSVLAREIRLASWNMRWVNSIEFAPGDSGEAERTVKDYSAMREYAKKLQGDVVALQEVGDAEAAYHVFSQGEYTVLLSGRDDPQQTGFALRKGIPFVDNGAYKELGEGDTRYGTDITIFPNSDNALRLLSVHLKSGCFSNRHDEQGTEACSKFQRNMEVLEQWIDARAKEKIPFVVMGDWNRRLLENGDSAWAAIDDKEPKGLQLVNANQGAMQSVCLVKTWNKDTETWNDSLKNYPAPIDHIILDGRAASFLSENGFEVVTFTEEDSLAYNLSDHCPIYTDMTLPDDKVSLLEADTLHMDRVKLRIMAANITSGNKQSYDLGHGIRIFKGFKPDVVLIQEFNYKENSQKDIKEFVSTTFGEGFQYYRESDAQIPNGVISRWPILDSGKWEDSFAPNREYVWAKIDIPGNIDLWAVSLHFLTKNSRIRKAEARELVAKIKERIPEEDYLVIGGDLNTRNANEPALKILDEIIDLGPFPEGPKGGKGTNSSRKKPYDWVFADADLNQYQVQTEVGSRNFPKGIIFDSRVYGPLSDVTPVERGDSAAPNMQHMAVVKDFLLYVHE